The following proteins are encoded in a genomic region of Photobacterium toruni:
- a CDS encoding competence protein CoiA family protein: MSVINVVSRPLWEVFYGNPKKVTTVGRLLENPFKPTDVKYQEILANINKAKHDHDEHYLRCSFCNSPLYGRRNTGEKDSKEQFTYAFCHNKHAKDSNIEKISSCPFYTGAGNDLYKSYCSDKENEWRTNSKYDVISELERSKSVLSQSIINSHFIFSNDDEVNTRRKPDIYFEDQQANKWAVEFYRSWITTYVAYSREAFFRKQGINLLWLFPVDNGINSAAVEDYIMFGSNNSYLAIKEQHRAANNVFYFGEKQLTATNKNGELTVLAKYPVINKLSDNEFDVEFLSKEVSISEMSLSPNERLPFAVDTKPNLMNYRNDVAYHLVRLRKAYRYCKAHLSYTDIPSSILTALKAVRDNLVNFEFQNNHTQNRVNTLSLRLQSYCSRAGKNASYSRSKAAANLLTARDLRRNLTVVPLRKFKQVDFDNLKRLGNCIPNLKITSQFISMGEFYTELNTGIEGLNQLKQQRVKTSHALLTLRKLERRVGCFEYLSQEHISKTNELRSDLDFALVSSRTSAIVAHLNQKIDKAITRSFRHYLTTDIRKVRSLLQSFSSRIKPLSYMSKDDIEQMNQGEITQALTLLRSLDPELDRAKGRLSDVRYTAEKRTVERLQKSLNKAKNYHADITTKLVAKENRLFQEKLWHEERLKRINTQKEEFLTSLKRLHELYLVLKSLELSPGNVMQRFDLALLHNEEAIIISRKINEYLDSSDSSIDSDVSYLNYTDKNSCKQLVDEYWSIFGVFKSDADLKLASEFDALTDKLELLNAAIRKREKNVTDLHAIQLERESLLSYVKHYGFQALDERLKRSRWHSLCRQAESLLSPSWSQKENVRGKNGDKNANREQRDHNASVLTQIRYQERDIRRYCSVYVTNKGVKLNLNGTYGQLKRNINILNEEYLSNSTKLILESKLSAISELYASTINDQ, from the coding sequence GTGTCAGTGATTAATGTAGTTAGCCGGCCATTGTGGGAGGTGTTTTATGGTAACCCCAAAAAAGTAACAACTGTTGGGCGACTGCTAGAAAACCCATTCAAGCCAACTGATGTTAAGTATCAGGAAATCCTAGCTAACATCAACAAAGCAAAACATGATCACGATGAGCATTATCTACGCTGTTCTTTCTGCAACTCCCCGCTTTATGGCAGAAGAAATACTGGAGAAAAAGACAGTAAAGAACAATTTACTTACGCTTTTTGTCACAACAAGCACGCTAAAGACAGTAATATTGAAAAGATTAGCTCTTGCCCTTTCTATACGGGTGCCGGTAATGATCTGTATAAGAGTTATTGTTCTGACAAAGAGAATGAGTGGCGAACTAATAGTAAGTACGATGTTATCTCTGAGTTAGAGCGTAGTAAGTCTGTCTTATCTCAAAGTATTATCAATAGCCATTTCATATTTTCTAATGATGATGAAGTTAACACACGCAGAAAGCCGGATATTTACTTTGAGGACCAACAAGCTAACAAATGGGCAGTAGAGTTCTATCGTAGCTGGATTACGACTTATGTTGCCTATAGCCGTGAGGCTTTCTTTAGAAAACAGGGTATTAACCTATTATGGCTATTCCCTGTAGATAATGGAATTAATAGTGCTGCTGTTGAAGATTACATTATGTTCGGCTCTAATAATTCATATCTCGCTATTAAAGAGCAGCATAGAGCCGCCAACAACGTATTTTACTTCGGTGAAAAACAGTTAACGGCAACAAACAAGAATGGCGAACTGACCGTTTTAGCTAAGTACCCTGTTATCAATAAATTAAGTGATAACGAATTTGACGTTGAGTTTTTATCAAAGGAAGTCTCTATTTCAGAAATGTCACTCTCTCCAAATGAGCGACTGCCTTTTGCTGTAGATACAAAGCCAAACTTGATGAATTATAGAAATGACGTCGCTTACCACTTAGTACGACTTAGAAAGGCTTATCGTTACTGTAAAGCTCATCTTAGCTACACAGATATCCCTAGTTCTATTCTGACTGCGCTTAAAGCTGTTAGAGACAATCTAGTTAACTTTGAATTTCAAAATAATCACACTCAAAATCGAGTTAATACCCTATCTTTACGGCTGCAAAGCTATTGCTCAAGGGCTGGAAAAAACGCTAGCTACTCCCGTTCTAAGGCTGCGGCCAACTTACTTACGGCAAGAGATCTTCGCCGCAACCTTACGGTCGTACCATTAAGAAAGTTTAAGCAAGTTGATTTTGATAACCTCAAACGACTGGGTAATTGCATCCCTAATTTAAAGATCACCTCTCAATTTATTTCTATGGGGGAGTTTTACACTGAACTCAACACAGGGATAGAGGGCTTAAATCAACTCAAGCAACAAAGGGTAAAGACCTCACATGCTTTGTTGACGTTGCGTAAGCTGGAACGTCGTGTTGGCTGTTTTGAGTATCTATCACAGGAGCATATAAGCAAGACTAATGAGTTGAGGTCTGATCTGGATTTCGCATTAGTAAGTAGTAGAACATCAGCTATTGTTGCCCATTTGAACCAAAAGATAGACAAGGCTATTACACGCTCTTTTCGTCATTACCTTACGACTGATATTAGAAAAGTCCGTTCATTGCTTCAAAGTTTTTCATCTCGTATTAAGCCACTAAGTTACATGTCAAAAGATGATATTGAGCAAATGAACCAAGGTGAAATAACTCAAGCACTAACCTTATTACGCAGTTTGGATCCTGAGTTAGACCGAGCGAAAGGCCGACTCTCTGATGTTCGATATACCGCAGAAAAACGAACAGTTGAACGGCTTCAAAAATCGCTTAACAAAGCAAAAAATTATCATGCAGATATTACGACTAAACTCGTCGCTAAGGAGAACCGCTTATTTCAAGAAAAGCTTTGGCATGAAGAAAGATTGAAGAGGATTAATACTCAAAAAGAAGAGTTTTTAACTTCTTTAAAGCGACTTCACGAACTCTACCTTGTTCTGAAAAGTCTTGAACTCTCACCTGGTAACGTGATGCAACGGTTTGATCTTGCGCTCTTACATAACGAAGAAGCGATAATAATATCGAGAAAGATTAATGAATATCTTGATAGCTCTGATAGCTCTATCGATAGCGATGTATCGTATCTCAATTACACAGATAAAAACTCTTGTAAGCAGTTGGTTGATGAATACTGGTCGATATTTGGAGTGTTTAAATCTGACGCTGATCTGAAACTTGCATCCGAGTTTGATGCATTAACCGATAAATTAGAGTTACTTAATGCTGCAATAAGGAAGAGAGAGAAGAATGTAACAGATCTTCACGCCATTCAATTAGAGCGAGAATCACTACTTAGTTACGTTAAACACTATGGGTTTCAAGCACTAGATGAAAGGTTAAAACGGTCTAGGTGGCACTCTCTTTGCAGGCAGGCGGAGTCATTATTATCACCATCATGGTCGCAAAAGGAGAATGTGCGAGGCAAAAATGGCGACAAGAATGCTAATAGAGAGCAACGTGATCACAATGCTTCAGTTTTAACGCAAATTAGGTATCAGGAGCGTGATATACGTCGTTATTGCTCTGTTTATGTTACTAATAAAGGCGTTAAATTAAACTTGAATGGCACTTACGGGCAGCTAAAACGTAATATCAATATCCTTAATGAAGAGTATTTAAGTAACTCAACTAAGTTGATATTAGAGTCAAAGTTGAGTGCGATTAGCGAACTTTACGCTTCAACAATTAATGACCAATGA